The following coding sequences lie in one Phalacrocorax aristotelis chromosome 4, bGulAri2.1, whole genome shotgun sequence genomic window:
- the PALLD gene encoding palladin isoform X5 → MARRLLGADSAATVFNIQEPEEEPVIQEYKVSSFEQRLISEIEYRLERSPVEESDDEVQHGDEPTDNSMSPYFEIKLKHYKIFEGMPVTFTCRVAGNPKPKIYWFKDGKQISKRSDHYRIQREPDGTCSLHTAASTLDDDGNYTIMAANPQGRVSCTGRLMVQAVNQRGRSPWSPSGQPHMRRPRSRSRDSGDENEPIQERFFRPHFLQAPGDLTVQEGKLCRMDCKVSGLPTPDLSWQLNGRPIRPDSSHKMLVRENGVHSLIIEPVTARDAGIYTCIASNRAGENTFSLELIVAAKEVHKAPVFIEKLQNTGVTEGFPVRLECRISGEPSPQIFWKKENESLTYNTDRVSMHQDNYGYICLLIQGATKEDAGWYTVSAKNEAGIVSCTARLDVYTQWQQPPQTTKPKKVRPSASRYAALCDQGLDIKAAFQPEANPVHLTMQSGLVESDDL, encoded by the exons ATGGCTCGTCGATTGCTGGGAGCAGACAGTGCTGCAACTGTCTTCAACATACAGGAACCAGAAGAGGAGCCTGTTATACAG GAATATAAAGTCTCCAGCTTTGAGCAAAGATTGATCAGTGAAATTGAATACAGGCTGGAGAGATCTCCTGTGGAAGAATCAGATGATGAGGTGCAACATGGAGATGAACCTACTGATAACAGCATGTCACCATATTTTGAGATAAAGCTGAAGCATTACAAAATCTTTGAGGGAATGCCAGTCACATTCACATGCAGAGTGGCAGGAAATCCAAAGCCAAAG atttATTGGTTTAAAGATGGGAAGCAAATTTCTAAACGAAGTGATCACTACCGAATTCAAAGAGAACCTGATGGAACTTGCTCACTGCATACTGCAGCCTCCACCCTGGATGACGACGGGAATTACACTATTATGGCTGCTAACCCACAG GGCAGAGTAAGTTGCACGGGCAGGCTGATGGTTCAAGCTGTAAATCAGAGAGGCCGCAGTCCTTGGTCGCCTTCTGGTCAGCCTCATATGAGAAG aCCACGATCTCGATCAAGGGACAGTGGTGATGAAAATGAACCAATTCAGGAACGATTCTTCCGGCCTCATTTTCTGCAGGCTCCTGGAGACCTGACTGTTCAAGAAGGAAAACTCTGCAGAATGGACTGCAAG GTTAGTGGATTGCCGACTCCAGATTTAAGCTGGCAACTTAATGGAAGACCAATTCGCCCTGATAGTTCTCACAAAATGCTGGTGCGTGAGAATGGTGTGCACTCCTTGATCATAGAGCCCGTCACAGCCAGAGATGCTGGAATCTACACGTGTATTGCCAGCAATCGAGCTGGCGAAAATACATTCAGCCTGGAGCTCATTGTTGCAG ctaAGGAAGTACACAAAGCACCTGTGTTTATAGAGAAGCTACAAAACACAGGTGTGACTGAGGGGTTCCCCGTGCGACTGGAGTGCCGAATCTCAGGGGAGCCGTCTCCTCAgatattttggaagaaagagAACGAGTCACTCACATACAACACTGACCGAGTGAG caTGCACCAGGATAACTACGGCTACATCTGCCTGCTTATTCAGGGAGCCACAAAGGAGGACGCTGGCTGGTACACCGTTTCAGCCAAGAATGAGGCTGGGATTGTGTCCTGCACTGCCAGGTTGGATGTTTATA CTCAGTGGCAACAACCACCTCAGACAACCAAGCCAAAGAAGGTGCGGCCCTCGGCCAGCCGATACGCTGCGCTTTGTGACCAAGGACTAGACAtcaaagcagctttccagcccgAAGCAAATCCAGTCCACCTGACAATGCAGTCTGGCTTGGTAGAGAGTGACGATCTGTAG
- the CBR4 gene encoding 3-oxoacyl-[acyl-carrier-protein] reductase isoform X1 produces the protein MGKVCAVFGGSRGIGKAVAELLAQKGCRLAIIARNLEVAQTTARNLGEGHVALSCDVSSEQEVQRTFEEMQRNLGPINYLVNAAGINRDGLLLRTKTEDMIAQIHTNLLGTMLTCKAAVKSMIQQQGGAIVNIGSVVGLKGNSGQSVYSATKAGLVGFSRSLAKEVAKKQIRVNVVAPGFIHTEMTAHLEEDHLKKAILLGRFGEPREVAQAVAFLLESPYVTGSTLVVDGGLQLLT, from the exons ATGGGCAAGGTTTGTGCCGTTTTTGGAGGATCCCGAGGAATAGGAAAAGCTGTTGCAGAATTACTGGCACAGAAAGGCTGCCGCCTGGCGATTATTGCTAGAAATCTGGAAGTAGCCCAAACCACTGCACGTAATCTGGGTG AAGGACACGTGGCACTTAGCTGTGATGTATCCAGTGAACAAGAAGTCCAACGTACTTTTGAGGAGATGCAGAGGAATTTAGGTCCTATAAACTACTTGGTTAATGCAGCTGGGATCAACAG GGATGGTTTGTTACTGAGAACCAAGACTGAAGATATGATAGCCCAGATTCACACTAACCTTTTGGGAACAATGTTGACATGCAAAGCTGCTGTGAAAAGCATGATTCAACAGCAAGGAGGTGCTATTGTCAATATAG GGAGTGTTGTAGGACTTAAAGGCAACTCTGGTCAAAGTGTATACAGTGCCACCAAAGCAGGATTAGTTGGATTTTCACGCTCTCTTGCTAAAGAGGtagcaaagaaacaaattcGAGTCAACGTGGTTGCTCCAG GCTTTATTCACACAGAGATGACTGCTCATTTGGAAGAAGACCACTTGAAGAAAGCAATTCTCCTTGGAAGATTTGGAGAGCCTCGTGAAGTTGCACAAGCTGTTGCCTTTCTTCTAGAGTCCCCTTATGTTACAGGGAGTACTCTAGTTGTAGATGGAGGCTTGCAGCTTCTGACTTAA
- the CBR4 gene encoding 3-oxoacyl-[acyl-carrier-protein] reductase isoform X2, with the protein MGKVCAVFGGSRGIGKAVAELLAQKGCRLAIIARNLEVAQTTARNLGEGHVALSCDVSSEQEVQRTFEEMQRNLGPINYLVNAAGINRDGLLLRTKTEDMIAQIHTNLLGTMLTCKAAVKSMIQQQGGAIVNIGFIHTEMTAHLEEDHLKKAILLGRFGEPREVAQAVAFLLESPYVTGSTLVVDGGLQLLT; encoded by the exons ATGGGCAAGGTTTGTGCCGTTTTTGGAGGATCCCGAGGAATAGGAAAAGCTGTTGCAGAATTACTGGCACAGAAAGGCTGCCGCCTGGCGATTATTGCTAGAAATCTGGAAGTAGCCCAAACCACTGCACGTAATCTGGGTG AAGGACACGTGGCACTTAGCTGTGATGTATCCAGTGAACAAGAAGTCCAACGTACTTTTGAGGAGATGCAGAGGAATTTAGGTCCTATAAACTACTTGGTTAATGCAGCTGGGATCAACAG GGATGGTTTGTTACTGAGAACCAAGACTGAAGATATGATAGCCCAGATTCACACTAACCTTTTGGGAACAATGTTGACATGCAAAGCTGCTGTGAAAAGCATGATTCAACAGCAAGGAGGTGCTATTGTCAATATAG GCTTTATTCACACAGAGATGACTGCTCATTTGGAAGAAGACCACTTGAAGAAAGCAATTCTCCTTGGAAGATTTGGAGAGCCTCGTGAAGTTGCACAAGCTGTTGCCTTTCTTCTAGAGTCCCCTTATGTTACAGGGAGTACTCTAGTTGTAGATGGAGGCTTGCAGCTTCTGACTTAA